TCATAGGTCTGGCACCATATAATGGCAATTCTAACCAGCAATGGCTTGTCTGTGATGGGACATGGCGGTGGGCTCACAATCACTCTCTCTGTTTAGCTCCCGACTTTGACGAGAACTGTTTACGCCTTGTGTCAACCGGTGATGAGGATCCAAAATGGGATTTGGATAAGGAAGGCTTTTTCATGAATGGATCACACGCTGTGGGGATATCAGAGGACGATGACCCATCAAGACTTTCCTTACAGCCAAAACTGGGAGTTAAAACTCAAAAATGGTGGACACTTTCTGGCTTGAAGTCATATGTTGGACTTCAGTTGTATCCACTCCCAGTAAATGACATCGAAACTTATAGACAGGAGATCAATCGGGGAATAATTAACAGTTTAACTCCCTTGATAAAACCCTTACCACACCCAAGAGACGTTGGTCACTATCCAGGATCTGTGCCCGCTGCAGTACCCAGAACTaactttttgtgtgttttaaagGCCAACACAGTGCAACAACGTGAGAACATCCGAATGAGGGCGCCTAAAGATTGGCAGGCCACCAATATGTATGTGGTTGCTGGTGATATATTCATAATCGTTCTGCCCGATGACCTTCCTTCAAGTCAAGCAAAGCAAATATCTGTAAAAGTTGGAGCTCAAACTGATCGCCTGAAGCCTACATTACCAAAAATACAGAACCACGGTTTCAAGCGAATGCCAATTGTGTCAGAGGATTTTTATGTCAATCCGGGGATCAATTTCTTCCGCAGTCAGTATGGGGGTAACCTGATTTTCTTATATGAGGGAGAAGAAAGCTTCACTGTGACAGCGGAAGTGCAAAATGTCGTTGAATCTCCTCATTACATACTGGGAGTAACAAACGAAGAGGAATGGGAGAGAATGAGAACTTTAAATACCCCTTTCTGTGTACTCGAGAGCAACAAAGTAGTGTTAGTAGTTCCGACATCCAGGGCTACTGAAATTCCAGACATTGATGTATTACTCCAACGCTACGATGACATTATTGAGAAAATGGAAGATTTGTCCGGATTTTCCGAGGGCGATCCTCCACCCCAGGGAAAGCAATGGCTAGTAGACGACATTCAGATTACTGCTGGAAGTGCCCATGCAGGTTTTCCTATAATGTTTCAGCATCAGTTTAATGACCTCACCTTAACAAAAACGCCATATTCTTGGGCTGTTTGGCATGAAATTGGCCACAATTACCAGCAAAGGCAGTTCTGGTCCCATGCTTATGGGAGTGAGTCAACAGTTAACCTCTTTTCACTGTACATCCAAGAGAAGCTAGAAGCCGATGACCGCCTTAAAAGTCAAAACAAATACAAGCCAACGAGCAGAGCCGTAGACGACGGCCTCACTTTGGAAGGTGCCGATTGCTGGCAGAAGCTCATTTTCATGATGGAGATCAAACACGCTTTCCCAGACCACGGATGGGATATTTTCCGGCATCTGAATCGTGTAACCCGAACGTTAGAGAAAAAGGAAGCAGACTCCTTGAAGGCGCGCCGTCAGAGGCAGTACGACCACGCTTACAGGACCATGAGCAAACAGGTGGGCTCTGATTTGATCCGCCATTACGAGAGATGGAGTGTACCCGTTTCTGAAAATGCCCGAGAAGAAATCGAGTCTCTCGGACTTCCAAAGGCTCCTGCAAATTTGTCAGCTTATTGTCCTTGAGACTTCTgaggatatataaaatattagtatTAGCCAATTACAATAATGAGGATCTTTTGCAAGACAAGTAACTGGTTACCTCATGGAGACAAATTTGATGTTAATTACGGCTATCACGCCTACACGAGTTTCTTTCCTTCCAAATACTTATTTTCTATCAGTGTTTCATGCATTTTTCTTATATGCAAATCATAATCATGTGTGTTTTCGGCGACCACATAATGTTTCCGAGATATTActttagaacaaaaaaaaacaaaaaaaaaacaataaatttcgcTTTGTGAAGGGAATACTGTGAAATCCAAGATTTTTAATACCTACTCATGTGACAGCAGAGAAATGATATTACTTTAACAGGCGccttttttcagaaaaatgaggaaatagtTTTTCAGATTTATTGGATTTTATTCGAACCATTTTCTACTCGGTGTGGCATTGTTAACAGGCCATCATTTTTTTCAGGTAATTTACCTTTTCTCCCACGAGCTCTGttgattttactttttgtttgtcAAGATTTTCTTTCATCAGTTTCTTAACGCATTTGAACTTCATTCGCCCAATACCCATCCTCTTGTTGTTAGTACActatttaaatgattttaatttttcattaatttagcgtacaccccctccccttttttccACCTACGCTTGCTCTCATTTTCGAACTAATTAACAAAATATACACAATTTCTTTCTCATATAGGTCTTGGTGACTGCCGTCTTCAGTGTTTCTTCTCCCTCTGctgttaaaccacctagacatcaTCCACATTCAAAGGTGGGAAAAATAATTTAGATGAACACAAAGGAAAATAAGCAAAAGTAATACTTAAtattataacagaaaattttatatGGAAGAGCTGGAATATGCTCTTTTGAAGAGCAACAAATCTGCTCCTGGAGATGATAATATTTGTTTTGGGATATCGGCCgcttagcacctttggcaaagtcatatttattatatttttataattcattatGGCCTTGAAATTTTATATCCTGATAAATGGCGTCACTGTAATAATCCCTATCCCTAAACCAGGAAACGATCCCAGTataaataattacagaccaatttctttaACAACTTGCTTAGGCAAATTGttagagaaaatggtaaatgctcgactaacatggcccattcaagaaatgttatttgactcccactcaattcgggtcacagAGTAACAGATTTACATTAGATTCTCTAACTTGGAAGACCGTGTGcgtagaggatttgaacgaaaacaaattactgtagctgtcttttttttACCCTGAAAAGGCATGCGATAGTGGAGGTCTGCTATattaaaaactacaaaacaacaacatccgtggacatcTACCTAGGTTTATCCAAAACTTTTTGACAAATCGCAATTGTcaggtgagaattgatgatgttttgttcagaacatttccacttgagaatggtgttccacagggaagtgtccttagtggcactgTTTACTTTAGGAATTAATTGTACCTATTTGAATTAAAAGTAAccgtatatggatgattttgccatttatcATTCAGCATCTTGAACAAAACATGCAGAACGAATCATTaataaaagcataataaaaatagatgaatggacctcatctgtaggctTTCAATTTTTCATAGATGGAACTCAAGCAaccatgttttatatattataaagaaaaaaagcggAAAAagggtgaagaaatagatttagAAATCAGAAACTATAGTATAACAATTGTTCAAACAGCAAATTTTTTGGGATTATGTTTGATACTAACTTGAATTGGAAAGCCCACAAAACATgcatgaaatcaaaatgtaaaagagaataaaatttaatttaaaaaaaatatccaacactacttggggagccgatagacataTCTTTCCTGTAGTTACTGTATAAAGCAGCAGTGCTGTCTGTCACCGATTCTGGAAGAGAAATACTACATGGCTCAGCATCAGACGCGGTGCTGAAAATGTTAGACCCTGTTTCCAATGAAGGCCTTAGAATAAGCTCGGGAGCCTATAGACTATCACCAAAGTGATCTCTCCCCCAGAAAGCTAGTAGCTAATAATGACAATTGCTCTGAGAATTCAGAGAACACCTTgcccaattagagctagaagattgtttgagtcactgaatatgaATATAGAAGTGCCTtgaatagtaaaattacctcctttttggacaatgaataaaatgtcaACTTTCACACACCTAAAACATTCATCAAAAAGTTATGCATATACCCCAGAACGCCATGGAAAATATGCAATACAGTCAGTGAAACTCTTACGGTgtaatacttaaggttcttggtaGCGTCCCTTCGTCTTCTAGCTGCAACcctgtttcattccttttactgtaccacctttcatattctctttcttccaaccctCTCGTAacgattcaaagtgcaactgcgaggttttcctcctgttacacctttcaaaccttgtctgttcatttccctttcagctctgaatggccttagtGCTTGGCATGCATGCCAAAAGTCCATAAATCAATCTATCAATAGAGCATataagccgaaaaggtccacattacgtAATATACGCAGATGGCTCTAAACCAGAgcacggagtgggatatgctgcagtgtccctaGACAAAACGTATCAGTTCTCTCCACCTAATAATGCTTCAGTattcacagcagagttgtgtgtAGTTGCATCagacaaaattaattaaagaaccattattcaataattttctgatttttagtgactcgagaagcgCTATAGAAGCTATTCCTAgttacaaagcaaaaaaaatattgtacaacaaattgaGTTATATCTCCATAAGCtatataaaatgggaaaaatgtagaaatgTGCTGAATCCTTGCCCATggagggatcaaaggaaatgaagaggctgacaaagcagccaaagaagcaacccATTTGACAAGATCAAATGTGACTATCCAAGTTACTGATTATGTAACACACATAAAGGTGGatatcataaataaatggcaatatatatagtatggaatgAAGAATCTGGCAAAAATTGTGATTGGAATTTGGAGAAGGGAAGAAATGCCTGAAGAATGGGAGGAGGGACTGTTTGTGCCAATTCACAAGAAGGGTGATAGAACGGAATGTGGGAATTATAGAAGCATTTGTGTCCTAACTGTGGGGTATAAAATTGTAGGTAAACTATTATATAATAGACTGAAGAGACACGGTGAGACCATAGTAAGTGATTATCAAGCTGGGTTTAGAGTCTAGATCAACCATAGACCAAATATTTACTGCACGGCAGATCCTCGAAAAATACTGGGAATATGATAAAGAGTCCTAACATGCCTTTATAGATTTTAAACAGGCATATGACAGTATCCAACCAGAGAAGCTTATACGCCTAATAGAAATGTGTTACAGAAATAAGAGGGGCAGAGTACGGAGTGGAGGGGAAGTAACAGATCCTTTTGAAATTGACAGCGGTGTAAAGCAGGGATGCGCACTGTCTACGATTCTTTTTAACCTAGTGCTGGGATGGGTCATGAAACAACACCACAGGGTAATGGAGTACATCTTGGGGAGGCTATGTGTGATAGATTagcttatgcagatgatattgacttttgtggtgaaaacatccaggaaattgacagaaaaataagCATTTTCAAAGAAGCTGCAAATCAAGTTGGCCTGGAAATAAATGAGGCTAAAACCAAAATCTTGAAAGTTTCAAGGCAAGAGAGGATACTGGGTAACATCACGTGTGAAAACATGGAGTTGGAAGCTGTCGAAAATTTCAAATACCTTAGATCAACGATTACAGCTGAAAATAGAGTAGAGGAAGAGGTAAAACTAAGAATAGTAGCGGCAGCCAGATGTGTAGTTGGGCTTTAGCCAAAGTTTTCAATAGCAATATCTTACCAAGGAGAACAAAGGTGAAGGTGAAGGCCTACACAACCATTATTAGACCCGTGTTAACGTACTGGTTGTGAAACCTGGAGACTGACAAAGGATCTGGAACGAAGGTTGGAAGTGCTTGAGAACGGAATCTTGAGAAGGATATGTGGACCAGTCTTTGATGCGGAGATGGAGCAACAGAGAAGAAGGCATAATAATGAACCGAGGAAAATGACACAAGTACCCCTGATAACAAGCACAATTATGGCTCAAACAAAGACTGAGGTGGGCAGGGCATGTGGCCAGGGGTCATGAAGATAGACTGAGAGCCAAATTACAAGAGGACAACCAGAGGGCAGACGACCTCCAGGAAGACCCCGCATGAGACGGTCTGATAACATAAAAAGGGACATGACAAAGTTTGGAGTAGGTGGTCCAGGGGATTGGTGGGATGCTGCGCAGGACCGTGGGCGTTGGAAGCTTCTTGTAGTGGCGGCAAAGAGCCATGGAGGCCCGCAACTAGTGGAGTGAGTGAATGAAgaatctgaaaataataaattaaaacaaataaaacctgatgtgaataaatggagttcatcatatcagaaaGAGTTGTTtgcaagtaattctgacacgtctctgAATAGGCCATACTCGTCGGACACATGGACACTCAATAAGAAGCACAAGTGGCCCGACTCCCGAGTGTTCAGAATGCAAGGTGATAATAATGGTCAGGCGTGTTGtgtgagtgtccaaagtatgaccagcaacgactgtcaacttttggaaataaatcaaCGAAAGAAATTTTATCAGGAACTTTTGCATTTTGAGTCGTTCCAATTTTGATGTTCATGAAGAGGTGCAATTTAGTTGATGAAATATAGTAGATACTGtataagtaaatgatgaaaatacgaaaatccTTAAGTCATTTAATTAATTctaaaaacaaagttttaaaatgttactgaacttattctgatttcattttttatttatgtatggaaacttgagtaaatgtatttattttgtgtgtgtgttccagcgtGGAATCATATGCCTTTGAGCAGTTTTTAGTTCAATTTTCACTTATTCATCATCACACTGAATGAACTCCTATTCGGTTCCCGAGCTTGGCCGCAGGCCTAGACCTGGTATTTTATTCTAATCCTTCCCTTCAGGCC
The sequence above is a segment of the Macrobrachium nipponense isolate FS-2020 chromosome 27, ASM1510439v2, whole genome shotgun sequence genome. Coding sequences within it:
- the LOC135200682 gene encoding uncharacterized protein LOC135200682, translated to MGHETTPQGNGVHLGEAMCDRLAYADDIDFCGENIQEIDRKISIFKEAANQVGLEINEAKTKILKVSRQERILGNITCENMELEAVENFKYLRSTITAENRVEEEVKLRIVAAARCVVGL
- the LOC135201043 gene encoding uncharacterized protein LOC135201043, whose translation is MTSQAVHPEYLISQLTHTCLTVISGTSIHDAVIGMANCSGSSKQQWFQSGGLWRWGGDQNLCLFKSEEEGKLCLALSDDISEYWVFDEDMRLTLGTQALTVSGQGAQSQVIVEKMSSGLKQKWWTLSQLEATMEGHYLAGEHSLTPSLLEMCKKEIDKSAARKRSINHRRQVQDQCQGGEDLVARSCEGEVICSEECTASPEYLINQHTLTCLTVMDSNGPDDATIELSPFTGGINQQWLVNGKQWHWMGNRSYCLLANEKKGAVRLGELKKNVTSWNFNESGFLKTKSKVLQASLEEPQTRVTLAAKSGGQHQKWWKLSEVRAALKVTQLTDARYPEALVKIAEQISPGDESCSLFHEEDGVSSFLHEGQGILTEDKEYLVNQSTHTCLAVLSGPLDAVIGLAPYNGNSNQQWLVCDGTWRWAHNHSLCLAPDFDENCLRLVSTGDEDPKWDLDKEGFFMNGSHAVGISEDDDPSRLSLQPKLGVKTQKWWTLSGLKSYVGLQLYPLPVNDIETYRQEINRGIINSLTPLIKPLPHPRDVGHYPGSVPAAVPRTNFLCVLKANTVQQRENIRMRAPKDWQATNMYVVAGDIFIIVLPDDLPSSQAKQISVKVGAQTDRLKPTLPKIQNHGFKRMPIVSEDFYVNPGINFFRSQYGGNLIFLYEGEESFTVTAEVQNVVESPHYILGVTNEEEWERMRTLNTPFCVLESNKVVLVVPTSRATEIPDIDVLLQRYDDIIEKMEDLSGFSEGDPPPQGKQWLVDDIQITAGSAHAGFPIMFQHQFNDLTLTKTPYSWAVWHEIGHNYQQRQFWSHAYGSESTVNLFSLYIQEKLEADDRLKSQNKYKPTSRAVDDGLTLEGADCWQKLIFMMEIKHAFPDHGWDIFRHLNRVTRTLEKKEADSLKARRQRQYDHAYRTMSKQVGSDLIRHYERWSVPVSENAREEIESLGLPKAPANLSAYCP